A part of Oncorhynchus masou masou isolate Uvic2021 chromosome 30, UVic_Omas_1.1, whole genome shotgun sequence genomic DNA contains:
- the LOC135522508 gene encoding alpha-N-acetylgalactosaminidase-like translates to MKLLPVISLLALTSATSAMDNGLMRTPPMGWMSWERFRCNIDCENDPKNCISENLFRDMADRLAEDGWKEMGYDHVMIDDCWSSMLRDKDGRLQPDPQRFPGGIAKLARYLHDRGLKLGIYGDLGTHTCGGYPGTTLDKIDTDAQTFASWGVDFLKLDGCYSNEEEQQKGYPLMSKALNATGRPIGYSCSWPAYRGGLPPSVNYTLLGEICNLWRNYDDIQDSWDSVQDITDWFFDNQEILQPEAGPGRWNDPDMLIIGNFGLSVDQSRSQMALWAIMAAPLIMSNNLRTLSSEARAILQNGAAIAINQDPMGVQGRRLLQERSQIEVYWRPLSQSASALVFLSRRQDMPYRYHTSLAKLNYTAGSYEAYDVFTGKTLSGLSATTEFTVSINPSGVVMWYVYPTMHYEHPQDDGRYPYIRQKYRMSSSLRFHKPRVVPPSLL, encoded by the exons ATGAAGCTGTTGCCAGTGATTTCCCTCCTGGCATTAACCTCAGCTACCTCTGCTATGGACAATGGTTTGATGAGGACCCCACCAATGGGATGGATGTCTTGGGAGCGTTTTCGCTGTAATATCGACTGTGAGAATGATCCCAAGAACTGCATCAG TGAGAATCTCTTCAGAGACATGGCAGACAGACTGGCTGAGGATGGGTGGAAAGAGATGGGATATGATCATGTCATGATAGATGACTGTTGGTCCTCCATGCTCCGGGATAAAGATGGACGTCTGCAGCCCGACCCACAAAG gttccCTGGGGGCATTGCCAAGCTGGCGAGGTACCTCCATGACCGCGGCCTGAAGCTGGGCATCTATGGGGACCTGGGCACACACACCTGTGGAGGGTACCCTGGCACCACGCTGGACAAGATTGATACTGATGCCCAGACGTTTGCTAGTTGGGGTGTGGACTTCCTGAAGTTGGATGGCTGTTACTCCAATGAAGAGGAGCAACAGAAGG GTTACCCTCTCATGTCCAAGGCTTTGAATGCAACAGGCCGTCCAATTGGCTACTCCTGTAGTTGGCCAGCCTATCGAGGTGGACTCCCTCCCAGT GTGAATTACACTCTGCTGGGGGAAATCTGTAACCTGTGGCGTAACTATGATGACATTCAGGACTCGTGGGACAGTGTACaagacattacagactggttctTTGACAACCAGGAGATACTGCAGCCTGAAGCCGGCCCTGGACGCTGGAACGATCCTGACATG CTGATCATAGGAAACTTTGGCCTCAGTGTGGACCAATCACGCTCTCAGATGGCTCTTTGGGCGATCATGGCTGCACCTCTCATTATGTCTAACAACCTTCGAACCCTAAGCAGTGAGGCCAGGGCCATCCTGCAGAACGGTGCCGCCATCGCCATCAACCAGGACCCGATGGGCGTCCAGGGAAGACGCTTGCTACAG GAGAGGAGTCAGATTGAAGTGTACTGGCGGCCCCTCTCCCAGTCAGCCAGTGCTCTGGTGTTCCTCAGCCGTCGCCAGGACATGCCCTATCGCTACCACACCTCCCTGGCCAAGTTAAACTACACAGCAGGCAGCTACGAG GCTTATGACGTATTCACTGGGAAAACATTGAGTGGACTGTCTGCCACCACAGAGTTCACCGTCTCCATCAACCCCTCAGGAGTCGTCATGTGGTACGTCTATCCCACAATGCACTACGAGCATCCGCAGGACGATGGTAGATACCCCTACATCCGACAGAAATACAGGATGTCCTCCTCGCTCCGCTTCCACAAGCCGAGGGTTGTGCCTCCTAGTCTGCTCTGA